The Arthrobacter sp. OAP107 DNA segment CCGGGTCGCCGGGCCAGGACCATGGCGCCGTCGTCGTTCGGGCGGCCCGGCGGATCGAGGAAGCGGTGCGGGAAGGGGCCTAGGTTCCCGGCTTTGGCCCTCGCCCCGCAGGTGCTCCCACCGGCGTGTCTTGACAAAAGTTTTGGGCTCACGGTCTAATTTTTCGCAGAGCACCGACATGATCACGCGAACCGTACGCGTGAGCCGGCTTCCATCAGAGCCCGTGGGGGCGGTGCACCAGCAGCCTACAGGCCGCACATATTGGCATCCGGCGGTCGCTGCGTACGCAGACAGCCCGGGGTGCCCTCTCGCCAGTTCGCGAGCGGCCCAAAAACTCTGCACAGCTCAAAACTTTCAACAGCCCAAAGGACATCCATGCCCAGCACCACCAGCACTATCGACATCCAGGTCGACGACCGCCAGATCCTTGACGAACGGCTCGATGCCGCCGTCAAGTGCCTTCAGGAGGCGGCCATGGTCACCGGAACACACGGGATCATGGTGACGCGCAACCGGCCCGGGAGCTACACCGCCACGCTTTCCGACCAGGTCCCCTTCGGCATGACCCGCGAAATCATCCTCTAAACTTTGGGGACCTTAACCCGTCCCCGGTTACCGGGAATACCTGGCGGCGCCCGCTCGTTGAGTCCTGCGAAATGTGCGTCGTCCGGCGCACAGCCGAAGGAGTAATAACCATGGCAACTGACTACGACGCCCCTCGCGTGGCCCAAGAGGACCAGCCGGCCAACGAATCCCTGGAGGCTATCCAGTCCCGGCAGGGAGGGTCACAGACTGCCCTGCTTGACGTCGAAGAAGCCGACACCGCAGAAGGCATCGACCTCCCGGGTGCCGACCTGTCGCACGAAGAGCTGCTGATCCAGGTTGTTCCGGTGCAGGAAGACGAGTTCACCTGTATGTCCTGCTTCCTGGTCCACCACCGCAGCCAGCTCGCGCGGGAAAAGGACGGCAAGAAGTACTGCTCGGAGTGTGAAGGCTAGAACAGAGGGCTAGCTCTGAAGGGCCAGCACTGAGAGGATAGCGCTGTGCTGGCCCGGCTCCGTTCGTCCTGGACCGCCGTCGTTCCCGTCGTCGGCCTGATAGTGCTGGCGGTGACTTGGGGAGTCTCCCCCGGCCCAGTGCTGGCCTCCGTCATCGCGGTGGTCCTGGTGGGCGCCGTCCTGGCGGCGGTGCATCACGCCGAAGTGGTGGCGCACCGTGTCGGCGAGCCCTTCGGCTCGCTGGTGCTGGCCGTCGCCGTGACCATCATCGAGGTGGCCCTTATCGTCACGCTGATCGCGTCCGGCGGCGAGGGAAGCCATTCGCTGGCACGGGACACTGTCTTCGCCGCTGCAGCTGGGCTTCGCGGCCGTGGCCTCGCTTGCCCTGTACGGCGTGTTCGTGCTGACCCAGACCGTCCGGCACCGCCACTTTTTCCTCCCCGTCGTTTCCCCCGACGACGGCGGCGACGACGGGCACGGCGCCACGCCCACCAACCGGGCCACGTACACAAGCCTGGCGCTGCTGTGCGCGGCGCTGGTCGCCGTCGTCGGACTGGCCAAAACGGTATCCCCGGTCATCGAGGGGGGCGTCAGCCGAGCCGGGATCCCCGAGTCCTTTGTGGGCGTTGTCATCGCACTCCTGGTGCTGCTGCCGGAGGGACTTGCCGCTACCCGGGCCGCATCGCGGAACAGGATTCAGATCAGCCTCAACCTGGCCTACGGCTCTGCGATTGCCAGCATCGGCCTGACGATACCTGCCATCGCCGTGGCCAGCATCTGGCTGCAGGGACCGCTGACGCTTGGGCTCGGCGGCACACAGATTGTCCTGTTCCTGCTGACTGTCATCGTGGGAACACTCACCGTTGTGCCCGGCCGCGCCACCAGGCTGCAGGGGGCAATCCACCTGGTGCTGTTCGGCGCGTTCCTGTTCCTCGCCATGTTCCCGTAGGCGGATTCGGCACTTCGATATCATGGCTTCATGACTTCCCCCTCAGGGAGCGACGAAGACCTCCTGCTCGAGCGGCAGCTCTGCTTCGCTCTGGCTGTCGCCTCGCGCACCGTCATCGGCGCCTACCGGCCCGTGCTGCAGGAGCTGAACCTGACCCACCCGCAGTACCTCGTCATGCTGGCGCTGTGGGAGAAGAGTCCGCGGTCCGTCAAGGAAATCAGCGACGCCCTCCTCCTGGTTCCGGCCACGCTGTCCCCCCTGCTTAAGCGGCTCGAGGCCTTGGGATACGTGACCCGCCGCCGCGTTCCAGGCGATGAGCGGTCCCTTGCGGTCGGCCTGACACCCGAAGGTACGGCGCTGCGCGACAAGGCCATGGGCGTTCCCGGCACCATGCTGGCCAAGCTTGGCCTCACGCGCGCCCAGGCGGAGGACATCCACGTTGCCATGACGCAGCTCATCGAATCGGCCCAGATCGACCACACGCTCACTGCTGACCCCAACGAGGACGACGAAGCCACGGCTTAGGCGAACCTGCCTCAGCGCGGACACACCTCAGCGCGAACGGACACTTGAGGCCCTATACCCGGGCTCAGCCCCAAAAATGTCGGACCCTGCCCCTAGTCTGGGAGTGTCCGGTTTGGGGGATGCCGGCAAGATTTTTCGGGGGGAGGGGCGGCATGGAGGTACAGGCGTTCGTCACCGATGACGAGGCGTGGGTTCCGGCTGTGAACTTTACGGACCGGGAGGATTCACTGCTGGCCGGCACCCTGAGCGTTCCGCTTCCCTCGTTCCTCACGGCCGAAGAGGCCCTCGGCGTGGTGGAAGCGACCGACCGGGTTATCGCGTGGGCAACAGCCATGAAAATGCGCGCCCTGATACGGGTTGAGGAAGCGATGGGTGAAGAATCACCGGCGCGGATGGAGAACCAGCCGGTACGGTTTGGCGGGGACGAGGCCCACGCCCTGGCCGTCAGCGAGGTGTCCACCGCCTGCGCCCTGTCCGAAGGCACCGCCGCGCGCTGGTTGAACGATGCCGGGGACCTGGCGACGTCCCAGTGGGAGGTCCTTGAGGCGGTTCAGGGCGGGGAGATCTCCGAGGCGCACGCCCGGATCATTCTCGACCAGGTCCGCTCCTTGCCGGCCGGGCAGGCCGAAAAATTCGCCACGATGGCGCTGCAGCGGACCCGGACCCGGCACGGCCGCCGCCGCACGCCGGCGGAGTTCCGCTCCTGCCTGCGGCGGCTGCGCGAGCGTCTGCACCCCGACAGCCTCACCGCCCGCAAAGAGGCTGCCCAGCGTGAGCGCGGGGTCTGGTTCATGGCCGAACCCGACGGCATGTGCACCCTCACCGCACGCCTGTCAGCCGAAACCGGGCTGGCCATCTTCAACGGAATCGACCAGCACGCACGGCAAGCCAGCGCACGCGCCGCCGAACCCACAGACCAGCCCGGCGCCGCTCCCGATCAGAACACACTCCCGGAGCTGCGCGCTGACGCATTCACCTGCCGCTTCCTGGGTGGCGGCAGTGCCGAGTCAGGGACCGGGGCGTTCCGCGCCGAGATCATCGTGACCATCCCGGTCCGAACCATCCTCAGCAACGGCGCCGAATCCCCCGGAATGCTCCCCGCAGCTGAACTTGAAACCGGTGGACCCGAAACGGCCGAACTCGAAGGCTACGGGCCCATCGATGCCGCCACGGCCCGGCGCCTGGCCGCCCTCGCCCCCACCTGGCACCGGCTCTTCACCGACCGCACCACCGGCCAGGCCCTCGGCGTCGGCCGCACCGCCTACCGCCCGCCCAAAGCACTGCGCCGCTACCTGAGCTCCCGCGACCGGACCTGCCGCTTCCCCGGCTGCACCCGCCCCGCCACCGCCTGCGAACCCGACCACACCATCGAATGGCACAACGGCGGCACCACCGACCCCGGCAACCTCGCCATGCTCTGCCAAAAACACCACGCCCTCAAATCCATCGGCGCCTGGACCTACACCCAGTCCACCCCAACCGCAGACCTCCAATGGCGTTCACCCCTCGGCCGGGTATACAGTACCGAACCAGCAGACTTCAGCGAAGCCCTTCACCCCGGTGATCCACCAGGAAGAACACTGAAGCCGCCGGATCACTCCGCGGCGCCCGAACCTCCGCCCTTTTAGGGAGGGCAACAAGCCGCTGTGAATCACGGGGCAGAAGGGTCGGCTCAGCTGCCCGGCCCTACTCCCGGCGCCGGCCCGACGCCACCGTTAACCCGACGCCACCGTTGTGCGGCGCCGGCGAGGCACGCTGCTCAGTAGCCCATCGTCAGCCGGCGTCGACGGCGGGTAACTTCCGGCGCCCACGGCGAAATATTGCATGCCAGAGGTAGAATTTGCCGGCATGAGGACACTCACAGACAACCTTGAAGATCCTGATGATGTCCGCACCCGTATTGTGGTCGCTGCCTACGACCTGTTCGCCCACCGTGGCATCCGGGACGTCGGCGTCGATGAGCTGATCCGCGCCTCGGGCGTCGCCAAGGCGACGTTCTACCGGCACTTCCCGTCCAAGGACCACGTGGCCATGGCCTTTTTGAAGCGCCGCGACGAGCTATGGATGATGGGATCGGTGGTCCCGGAAGCGAAAAGCAGGGCAGACAACCCTGAAGACCAGCTTCTGGCCATCTTCGACGTTTACGACCAGTGGTTTCAGGAGGATGATTTCGAAGCCTGCTCCTTTGTGAAGGTACTGCTCGAAATGGGGGCAACGCATCCCCTGGGCCTGGCCAGCATCGAATACCTGGCCCGGATCCGCCAGCAAGTCCGGCTCCTGGCCGACGAAGCAGGGCTGGAGGATTCCGTGGCGTTCGCCCTCTCCTGGCACATCCTCATGAAGGGCTCGATCATCGCCGCCGCCGAAGGTGACCGGCACTCGGCCCGCCGTGCCCGGCGGATGGCCAGTGGACTGATCGCCACCCACCGCCCCGCCGGCTCCCTGGGTTAGAGAACGGCCGGGGTTTCACTACCGGTTTCAGCCAGCTAAACGGGTTGTGGGATTCCCGCGTTGCGGTCCATCCGTGCCAGCGCGTCCCTTCGGGTGATCTCGCATGCCAGCGGGGTGAGGCAGGTTTCGTAGTCCGCGATCTGCGCTATGCGGCGCTTATGCCGGGACTCCTCCGTGAAAGGCTCCTGCAGGAAAAGCACTGCGAGCCGGCGGCATTCCTCCGGCGTGTGCTCGCGGGCGCCGATGGCGATGACGTTAGCGTCGTTGTGCTGCCGGGCGAGGCGTGCGGTTGACTCGTTCCAGACCAAAGCGGCGCGGATGCCCCTGACTTTGTTGGCCGCGATCTGCTCGCCGTTGCCGGAGCCGCCGATGACGATTCCGAGGCTTGGCCGGTTGTGGCTGAGGTCGCGGGCGACGCCCTCGGCGGCATTGATGCAGAAAGCCGGGTAGTCGTCCTGGGCGTCGTACTCTTTGGGGCCGTGGTCAACCACATCAAACCCCAGG contains these protein-coding regions:
- a CDS encoding MarR family transcriptional regulator gives rise to the protein MTSPSGSDEDLLLERQLCFALAVASRTVIGAYRPVLQELNLTHPQYLVMLALWEKSPRSVKEISDALLLVPATLSPLLKRLEALGYVTRRRVPGDERSLAVGLTPEGTALRDKAMGVPGTMLAKLGLTRAQAEDIHVAMTQLIESAQIDHTLTADPNEDDEATA
- a CDS encoding TetR/AcrR family transcriptional regulator; translation: MRTLTDNLEDPDDVRTRIVVAAYDLFAHRGIRDVGVDELIRASGVAKATFYRHFPSKDHVAMAFLKRRDELWMMGSVVPEAKSRADNPEDQLLAIFDVYDQWFQEDDFEACSFVKVLLEMGATHPLGLASIEYLARIRQQVRLLADEAGLEDSVAFALSWHILMKGSIIAAAEGDRHSARRARRMASGLIATHRPAGSLG
- a CDS encoding DUF4193 domain-containing protein; this encodes MATDYDAPRVAQEDQPANESLEAIQSRQGGSQTALLDVEEADTAEGIDLPGADLSHEELLIQVVPVQEDEFTCMSCFLVHHRSQLAREKDGKKYCSECEG
- a CDS encoding ribose-5-phosphate isomerase, with protein sequence MSNTSTNGPEAGTVYRVHIGTDHAGLELSRTLQDELTSLGFDVVDHGPKEYDAQDDYPAFCINAAEGVARDLSHNRPSLGIVIGGSGNGEQIAANKVRGIRAALVWNESTARLARQHNDANVIAIGAREHTPEECRRLAVLFLQEPFTEESRHKRRIAQIADYETCLTPLACEITRRDALARMDRNAGIPQPV
- a CDS encoding DUF222 domain-containing protein codes for the protein MEVQAFVTDDEAWVPAVNFTDREDSLLAGTLSVPLPSFLTAEEALGVVEATDRVIAWATAMKMRALIRVEEAMGEESPARMENQPVRFGGDEAHALAVSEVSTACALSEGTAARWLNDAGDLATSQWEVLEAVQGGEISEAHARIILDQVRSLPAGQAEKFATMALQRTRTRHGRRRTPAEFRSCLRRLRERLHPDSLTARKEAAQRERGVWFMAEPDGMCTLTARLSAETGLAIFNGIDQHARQASARAAEPTDQPGAAPDQNTLPELRADAFTCRFLGGGSAESGTGAFRAEIIVTIPVRTILSNGAESPGMLPAAELETGGPETAELEGYGPIDAATARRLAALAPTWHRLFTDRTTGQALGVGRTAYRPPKALRRYLSSRDRTCRFPGCTRPATACEPDHTIEWHNGGTTDPGNLAMLCQKHHALKSIGAWTYTQSTPTADLQWRSPLGRVYSTEPADFSEALHPGDPPGRTLKPPDHSAAPEPPPF